From Rhododendron vialii isolate Sample 1 chromosome 10a, ASM3025357v1, the proteins below share one genomic window:
- the LOC131303321 gene encoding general transcription and DNA repair factor IIH subunit TFB2-like isoform X5, protein MPQVKIIAKNFMDMVASLPAMKLDKLYDNAFICEAILRSLPPLAKKYVLQMLYIDEPVLATSIHEWVLADGESKHTVAVDRLVQLRVFIETVDRKKGTTYRLNTKFQINLQKHIVHGHFAQDVLILEVLFYSDTNGLPLNSIRSGVLPREPMPSTITVRLPSLEDLEAYAAEQWECFLLHLISSGQTERTTNFSSSMMKIFQRGLLSQRDKEAPKLTESGFQFLLMDTNAQLWYIIREYITNSEERGVDTADLISFLLELSFHVTGEAYNMNTLTDIQRNVIKDLADLGLVKLQQGRKESWFIPTKLATNLSISLSDLSSRKQGFVVVETNFRVYAYSSSKLLCEILRLFSRYNGNVLHKQFGMSYMKRRRKKQKEKRIR, encoded by the exons ATGCCGCAAGTGAAGATTATAGCCAAGAACTTCATGGACATGGTGGCCTCCTTGCCTGCCATGAAGCTCGACAAGCTTTACGACAATGCTTTCATTTGCGAAGCCATTCTCAG ATCTTTGCCACCGTTGGCCAAGAAGTACGTCTTGCAGATGCTGTACATTGATGAACCAGTATTAGCAACGTCGATACATGAGTGGGTGCTTGCAGATGGAGAATCTAAACATACTGTTGCTGTTGATAGATTGGTCCAGTTGAGAGTATTTATTGAAACTGTTGACAG GAAAAAGGGGACCACTTATAGATTAAACACAAAGTTTCAGATTAACCTTCAGAAGCATATAGTACATGG TCACTTTGCTCAGGATGTGCTTATCCTAGAAGTATTGTTTTACTCGGATACCAATGGATTACCTTTAAACTCGATACGCAGTGGAGTTTTACCAAGGGAACCAATGCCTTCTACTATCACAGTGAGGCTTCCAAGCTTGGAGGATCTAGAAGCCTATGCTGCTGAACAATGGGAG TGTTTCTTGCTGCACCTTATCAGCTCCGGCCAAACGGAAAGGACAACAAACTTCAGCTCTTCAATGATGAAAATATTCCAACGAGGCCTTCTGAGTCAGAG AGACAAAGAAGCTCCAAAGCTAACTGAAAGTGGTTTCCAATTTTTG CTGATGGATACAAATGCACAACTCTGGTACATCATCAGGGAATATATCACAAATTCTGAG GAGCGAGGTGTGGATACAGCAGATTTGATTTCATTTCTGCTGGAGCTTAGTTTTCACGTCACGGGTGAG GCATATAATATGAACACATTGACTGATATTCAGAGAAATGTGATAAAAGACCTTGCCGACCTGGGATTGGTCAAGCTTCAGCAG GGTAGGAAAGAGAGTTGGTTTATTCCTACTAAGTTAGCTACCAATCTGTCAATTAGCTTATCAGATTTATCATCACGGAAGCAG GGTTTTGTTGTTGTGGAAACTAACTTTAGGGTGTATGCATACTCTTCATCCAAATTACTTTGCGAGATCTTGCGGCTCTTCTCAAGGTATAATGGAAATGTCCTTCATAAGCAATTTGGAATGAGCTACAtgaaaaggaggaggaaaaagcaaaaggaaaaaa GGATTCGATGA